Proteins co-encoded in one Macrobrachium nipponense isolate FS-2020 chromosome 24, ASM1510439v2, whole genome shotgun sequence genomic window:
- the LOC135205386 gene encoding hemocyanin B chain-like, with product MKVFVLCALLAAAAAWPSFSFESHSLDGFQSDASDVPVAKRQKDVNHLLWKVYDHLHFDDLKGYAESFDPEADTSMYKDGGEAVHHLVKELKDHRLLEQHHWFSLFNERQREEALMLFDVLMQCKTWDCAVHNAAYWRERMNEGEFVYALYTAVIHSDLGHGIILPPLYEVTPHMFTNSEVIQKAYTAKMTNTPGSFHMEFTGTKKNKEQRVAYFGEDIGMNVHHVTWHMDFPFWWEDKYGHHLDRKGELFFWVHHQLTVRFDSERLSNYLDMVDELHWEKPVEEGFAPHTVYKYGGEFPARPDHIHFEDVDGVARVRDMIITESRIRDAIAHGYITDKDGKVIDIKNDRGIDKLGDIIESSMYSPNVQYYGALHNLAHIMLGRQGDPHGKYNMPPGVMEHFETATRDPTFFRLHKYMDNIFKEHKDSLTPYTHEDLDFPGIDVESIAVKGPLRTYFEDYEFDLRNAVDSAAGIADVELKAHVARLNHHDFSFVADINNNNGNEVVATFRLYLCPDFDSNGERFYYENGHWHCIEMDKFWKKLSPGANHIERKSSESAVTVPDVPSFQSLIDAADSGSFDMHEFERACGIPNRMLLPKGKKDGMDFSLFLAVTDGSYDLTHPDVDSEHGGTHAHCGAHGEVYPDKRPMGFPLDRRIPDRRVFDETTNIKFSHVKVYHDERKFTIVGH from the exons ATGAAGGTGTTTGTCTTGTGCGCTCTGCTGGCTGCTGCCGCAGCCTGGCCCAGCTTTAGCTTCGAGAGTCACTCTCTGGACGGCTTCCAGAGCGATGCTTCAG aTGTTCCAGTGGCTAAGAGACAAAAGGATGTGAACCATCTACTCTGGAAAGTATATGATCACCTACACTTTGATGACTTGAAAGGATATGCTGAAAGCTTTGATCCTGAGGCTGACACCTCTATGTACAAGGATGGAGGTGAAGCTGTACACCATCTTGTCAAGGAACTGAAGGATCACAGACTTTTGGAGCAGCACCACTGGTTCTCTCTTTTCAATGAACGCCAGAGGGAAGAAGCTCTGATGCTTTTCGATGTACTCATGCAGTGCAAGACTTGGGATTGCGCAGTACACAATGCAGCATACTGGCGAGAGCGCATGAACGAAGGAGAGTTTGTGTATGCCCTTTACACTGCTGTCATTCACTCTGATCTTGGACATGGCATTATTCTCCCCCCACTTTATGAAGTTACTCCTCACATGTTCACAAACAGTGAAGTTATCCAGAAAGCGTACACTGCCAAGATGACCAATACCCCAGGAAGCTTCCATATGGAGTTCACTGGTACCAAAAAGAACAAGGAACAACGTGTGGCGTACTTTGGAGAGGACATTGGCATGAATGTGCACCACGTCACTTGGCACATGGATTTCCCCTTCTGGTGGGAAGACAAATATGGACATCACTTGGACCGCAAGGGAGAACTCTTCTTCTGGGTTCATCATCAGCTCACTGTTCGCTTTGATTCTGAGCGTCTCTCCAACTACCTGGATATGGTGGACGAGCTTCACTGGGAAAAACCAGTTGAAGAAGGTTTTGCCCCACACACTGTATACAAATATGGTGGTGAATTCCCAGCTCGCCCAGACCACATTCACTTTGAAGACGTTGATGGAGTAGCTAGAGTCCGTGACATGATTATCACAGAAAGCCGCATCCGTGATGCTATTGCCCATGGATATATAACTGACAAGGATGGAAAAGTCATTGACATCAAGAATGATAGGGGAATTGACAAACTTGGTGACATTATTGAGTCATCAATGTACAGTCCTAATGTTCAGTATTATGGTGCACTCCATAACTTGGCTCACATCATGCTTGGTCGTCAAGGTGATCCCCATGGAAAATACAACATGCCCCCAGGTGTTATGGAACACTTTGAAACAGCCACTCGTGATCCTACATTCTTCAGACTTCataaatatatggataatatCTTTAAGGAACACAAGGATTCACTTACTCCATACACTCATGAGGACTTGGATTTCCCTGGAATTGATGTAGAAAGCATTGCAGTGAAGGGACCTCTTCGAACTTATTTTGAAGATTATGAGTTTGACCTGCGAAATGCTGTAGACAGTGCTGCAGGCATTGCTGATGTGGAACTAAAGGCACATGTTGCTCGTCTTAATCACCACGACTTCTCCTTTGTTGctgacatcaacaacaacaatggcAATGAAGTAGTTGCTACTTTCCGTCTGTATTTGTGCCCTGACTTTGACAGCAATGGAGAGAGATTCTATTATGAAAATGGTCACTGGCATTGCATTGAAATGGACAAGTTTTGGAAGAAAT TGTCTCCTGGGGCTAACCACATTGAAAGGAAGTCAAGCGAATCGGCAGTCACCGTTCCAGACGTACCAAGCTTCCAGTCTCTTATTGATGCTGCTGACAGTGGCAGCTTCGACATGCACGAATTCGAAAGGGCTTGCGGAATTCCCAACAGGATGCTCCTGCCCAAGGGTAAGAAGGACGGCATGGACTTCTCACTCTTCTTGGCTGTCACAGACGGTAGCTACGACCTCACTCATCCTGATGTAGATTCAGAGCATGGCGGCACTCACGCTCACTGCGGTGCTCACGGAGAAGTCTACCCTGACAAGCGCCCCATGGGCTTCCCTCTGGATCGCAGGATTCCAGACAGGCGCGTCTTTGATGAAACCACTAACATCAAATTCAGCCACGTGAAAGTTTACCATGATGAACGCAAATTCACTATTGTAGGACATTAA
- the LOC135205388 gene encoding hemocyanin B chain-like — MKVFVLCALLAAAAAWPSFSFESHSLDGFQSDASDVPVAKRQKDVNHLLWKVYDHLHFDDLKGYAESFDPEADTSMYKDGGEAVHHLVKELKDHRLLEQHHWFSLFNERQREEALMLFDVLMQCKTWDCAVHNAAYWRERMNEGEFVYALYTAVIHSDLGHGIVLPPLYEVTPHMFTNSEVIQKAYTAKMTNTPGSFHMEFTGTKKNKEQRVAYFGEDIGMNVHHVTWHMDFPFWWEDKYGHHLDRKGELFFWVHHQLTVRFDSERLSNYLDMVDELHWEKPVEEGFAPHTVYKYGGEFPARPDHIHFEDVDGVARVRDMIITESRIRDAIAHGYITDKDGKVIDIMNDRGIDKLGDIIESSMYSPNVQYYGALHNLAHIMLGRQGDPHGKYNMPPGVMEHFETATRDPTFFRLHKYMDNIFKEHKDSLTPYTHEDLDFPGIDVESIAVKGPLRTYFEDYEFDLRNAVDSAAGIADVELKAHVARLNHHDFSFVADINNNNGNEVVATFRLYLCPDFDSNGERFYYENGHWHCIEMDKFWKKLSPGANHIERKSSESAVTVPDVPSFQSLIDAADSGSFDMHEFERACGIPNRMLLPKGKKDGMDFSLFLAVTDGSYDLTHPDVDSEHGGTHAHCGAHGEVYPDKRPMGFPLDRKIPDRRVFDETTNIKFSHVKVYHDDSKLTTVGH, encoded by the exons ATGAAGGTGTTTGTCTTGTGCGCTCTGCTGGCTGCTGCCGCAGCCTGGCCCAGCTTTAGCTTCGAGAGTCACTCTCTGGACGGCTTCCAGAGCGATGCTTCAG aTGTTCCAGTGGCTAAGAGACAAAAGGATGTGAACCATCTACTCTGGAAAGTATATGATCACCTACACTTTGATGACTTGAAAGGATATGCTGAAAGCTTTGATCCTGAGGCTGACACCTCTATGTACAAGGATGGAGGTGAAGCTGTACACCATCTTGTCAAGGAACTGAAGGATCACAGACTTTTGGAGCAGCACCACTGGTTCTCTCTTTTCAATGAACGCCAGAGGGAAGAAGCTCTGATGCTTTTCGATGTACTCATGCAGTGCAAGACTTGGGATTGCGCAGTACACAATGCAGCATACTGGCGAGAGCGCATGAACGAAGGAGAGTTTGTGTATGCCCTTTACACTGCTGTCATTCACTCTGATCTTGGACATGGCATTGTTCTCCCCCCACTTTATGAAGTTACTCCTCACATGTTCACAAACAGTGAAGTTATCCAGAAAGCTTACACCGCCAAGATGACCAATACCCCAGGTAGCTTCCATATGGAGTTCACTGGTACCAAAAAGAACAAGGAACAACGTGTGGCCTACTTTGGAGAGGACATTGGCATGAATGTGCACCACGTCACTTGGCACATGGATTTCCCCTTCTGGTGGGAAGACAAATATGGACATCACTTGGACCGCAAGGGAGAACTCTTCTTCTGGGTACATCATCAGCTGACTGTGCGCTTTGATTCTGAGCGTCTCTCCAACTACTTGGATATGGTGGACGAACTTCACTGGGAAAAACCAGTTGAAGAAGGTTTCGCCCCACACACTGTATACAAATATGGTGGTGAATTCCCAGCTCGCCCAGACCACATTCACTTTGAAGACGTTGATGGAGTAGCTAGAGTCCGTGACATGATTATCACAGAAAGCCGCATCCGTGATGCTATTGCCCATGGATATATAACTGACAAGGATGGAAAAGTCATTGACATCATGAATGATAGGGGAATTGACAAACTTGGTGACATTATTGAGTCATCAATGTACAGTCCTAATGTTCAGTATTATGGTGCACTCCATAACTTGGCTCACATCATGCTTGGTCGTCAAGGTGATCCCCATGGAAAATACAACATGCCCCCAGGTGTTATGGAACACTTTGAAACAGCCACTCGTGATCCTACATTCTTCAGACTTCataaatatatggataatatCTTTAAGGAACACAAGGATTCACTTACTCCATACACTCATGAGGACTTGGATTTCCCTGGAATTGATGTAGAAAGCATTGCAGTGAAGGGACCTCTTCGAACTTATTTTGAAGATTATGAGTTTGACCTGCGAAATGCTGTAGACAGTGCTGCAGGCATTGCTGATGTGGAACTAAAGGCACATGTTGCTCGTCTTAATCACCACGACTTCTCCTTTGTTGctgacatcaacaacaacaatggcAATGAAGTAGTTGCTACTTTCCGTCTGTATTTGTGCCCTGACTTTGACAGCAATGGAGAGAGATTCTATTATGAAAATGGTCACTGGCATTGCATTGAAATGGACAAGTTTTGGAAGAAAT TGTCTCCTGGGGCTAACCACATTGAAAGGAAGTCAAGCGAATCGGCAGTCACCGTTCCAGACGTACCAAGCTTCCAGTCTCTTATTGATGCTGCTGACAGCGGCAGCTTCGACATGCACGAATTCGAAAGGGCTTGTGGAATTCCCAACAGGATGCTCCTGCCCAAGGGTAAGAAGGACGGCATGGACTTCTCACTCTTCTTGGCTGTCACAGACGGTAGCTACGACCTCACTCATCCTGATGTAGATTCAGAGCATGGCGGCACTCACGCTCACTGCGGTGCTCACGGAGAAGTCTACCCAGACAAGCGCCCCATGGGCTTCCCTCTGGATCGCAAGATTCCCGACAGGCGCGTCTTTGATGAAACCACTAACATTAAATTCAGTCACGTGAAAGTATATCATGATGACAGCAAACTCACCACTGTAGGACATTAA